The genome window AGATCTTTTGGTCAACCTCAGCGAAACCCTCGCCTCAGCCAATGCGCTGAGTTGTGACATTGCCTTCAACCTGGAAGGCGCGCCACGCGAAGCATTGCTCGGCGTCGCGCAGTTGATTGAGCTGGCGCAGTTGCTTGCGGAGCGTGTACACGATGCTGCCGGGCAAACGAAAAGCGCTGCATGATGATGCCGTTCTAAATGTGGGAGGGGGCTTGCCCCCGATGGCGATGGACCCGTCACAGATGTTTAGACTGATAC of Pseudomonas azotoformans contains these proteins:
- a CDS encoding DUF6124 family protein → MIKPAPNPPVRLFTVADGISSEDLLVNLSETLASANALSCDIAFNLEGAPREALLGVAQLIELAQLLAERVHDAAGQTKSAA